GACTCCAGGATGCGGCTCAGGCCGCGGCGAGCCCGGTCATCCAGGTCCGTGCGGCGCATCAGCGTCGCGGTCGACAGGGTGATGGCGTTGAGGGGGTTGCGCAGGTCATGGCTCACGATGCCGATGAGCTGCTCGCGCAGCTGCGCGGCCTCCCTGGCGCCGAGCAGCTGGGCGTCACGGCGCCCCAGCTCGTCCTCCTGCTCCAGCTGGTAGCCCACCAGCTCCGCGAGGTGGTGGAACACCTCCAGCTTGTCCTCGCCGACATCCGCCGGGCGCGGGTCCATTGCGCACAGCACCCCGAAGAAGGCCCCATTCCGCCGGAACAAGGGCACGGCCATATAGCTCTCGATGCCGTAGAGCTTCGGCGCCGGATGGTGCGTGAACCGGGGGTCCACGCTTGCCTGCCTGATGACGAGCGGCGCGACCGCGCCGTGGACGGTGCTTCAATATGTCGTGGCGACTTCCAGCGTATCCCCGGGGTGCAGCCCGAAGTTCACCTCGTCCAGCACCGCGCAGCACGTCCAGGACTCGGCCGTGACGCGAGTCACCACCCCGAGCCGGAGCCCCGTGGCCTGCAGGAGCAGCCGCAGCACTGTCTTGACGGCGCCGATACGGCCCACCGCCGCGACATCCGCCGCCAGCTGAGGGTCGAGGACGAGACTGCTCGGAAACGCGGGCTTCGATGATTCCGACATGGCTTCCTGAAGCTAATGGCCGGCGTTACCGTGCAGCAGGACCCCATGAGGCACGAGGACGGGCGGGTCGGATACCAGACGACCGGCCCCGTCGGACGTGTGCTGCCTCTCACGGGTTCGCATGACAGACCCGGGATGCGGCGGTAGCGTGGCCGCCGACATGCGCCGCGTCCTCCTCGTCCCGCTGCTGGCCTCCCTCTGCCTCGCCGGTTGCTTCCGGGACAGGCGGCCGGAGGGGCCCTCCTTCCCCTCGCTCGCGAAGTCCCTCTTCGACACGCTGGAGGACGAGGGCTCCCTGGCGAGCGCCTACGTCGTGGACGCGGTGACAGGCGAGCCGCTCTACACCCACCGCGAGCACGTGCGCCTGCTGCCCGGGTCCACCATGAAGGTGGTCTCCACCGCGTCGGTGCTCTCCGCGCTGGGGGCCGACTTCCGCTACCAGACGCCGGTGGCGCTGAAGGGCGCCCTGGCCGACGGCCTCTTCCTGGGGGACGTGGTGGTGGAGGCCGCCGGAGACCCGTCCCTGGGCTCGTGGCGCTTCCCGGAGACGGCGCTGGCCTGCGAGCAGGTGGCGGACGCGATGCACGCGCGCGGCATCCGCCAGTGGCGCGGGCAGGTGCGCGTGCGCGGCACCGACGAGTCCGACGTCCCCTTCGGCCCGGGCTGGGCGTGGGACGACGCCGCGTATGCCTACAGCGCCGCCCCCACCTCCTTCGTCTTCCGGGAGAACGTGGTGGACCTGTCGCTGTCCCGCGCGGACGGCGTGGACTGCGCGCAGCCGCCCACCGTGCAATTGACGCCCGCCTTCGCGTCGCTGCCCGCCGTGGTCAGCGTGGACATGAGCGCCGAGCGCGCCAACCTCTCCTGTGTGCGTCAGCGCGGCGGGCCCGGCGTGCGCTGCGTGTGGCGCTCGCCCGCCAACCAGTGCCCGCGCTCCGCCACCGTGAAGCTGGCGGTGGACGACCCGCAGGTCCTCTTCTCCGCGTGCGTGGAGGAGGCCCTGCTCCAGCGCGGCGTGCGACGGCTGCCCATGACGCTGGAGGCGCCCGCCCCGCTCCGCCCGCCCGTGCCCGAGCCGCTCGTCACCCTGGTCAGCCCGCCCCTGTCGGAGCTGGTGAAGGCCACCAACAAGGAGTCCCTCAACCTCTACGCGGAGCGGCTGGGACTGCGCTTCACCCGCGAGCGCACCGGCACGGAGACCTACACGGCCCTGCGCTCCGCCCTGGCCGGGGAGCTCACCCGCCGGGGCATCCCCACCAGGGACTTGCGGCCGGTGGATGGCAGCGGCCTGTCCCGCTACAACATGGCCACCGCGCGAGGGCTGGTGCGCGTCCTGTTCACCAGCCTGCGGGAGCCCTACGGCGCCGCGCTGGTGGACAGCCTGTCCGTGGCCGGCCAGGACGGCACGCTCGCCACCCGGCCCGTCACCCCGAGCACCGCCGGCCGCATCCGCGCGAAGACGGGCAGCCTCTCCGGACAGCGCTGCTTCGTGGGGGTGGTGGACCGCCCTGGAGACCCGTTGCACCCGCGCGTCGTCTTCGCGCTGATGCTGGGCAACATGGACGAGGGCACCGCGCTGCCCTCCAGCGAGGCCTTTGACCGCTTCGCGGCGGCGCTGGTGGAGCTGCCCCTGCGCTGACGGCCCGGGTACCGGGGTTGACGCGCCGCATTCCCGCCGCCAGGACGGCCGGAATGCGTGCGAACACCCGGGCGACGACGACATTCCCAGTGCGCGGAAGGTGCGCCAGGGGGCGGGAGGACGTGGCAGGCTGCGCGCGACTTCCCCACCCACGAGGTGAACCGTGAAGCTGAAGAGCGCATTGACGGCGGCGGTGCTGATGCTGCCCCTGGCCGTCCCCGCCGCCCCCGCGGCCAAAGGGACCTCCAAGCCGCCCGTGACCGAGAAGCAGGAGAAGGTGGACACCTACCACGGCACGGAGGTGAAGGACCCGTACCAGTGGCTGGAGGCGTCCTCGGAGCCGAAGGTCAAGGAGTGGAACGACGCGCAGAACGCGTACACGCGGGCGATGCTGGACAAGCTGCCCGGGCGCGAGGGCCTGCGCCAGCGCATCACCGAGCTGCTCGGCTGGAAGTCCCCGGGCTACGGCGGCCTGCAGGAGGCTGGCGGCACCCTCTTCTCCATGAAGGTGCAGCCGCCCAAGCAGCAGGCGTTCCTGGTGGTGCTGGGCCCGGTGGACGACACGTCCAAGGAGCGCGTGCTCGTGGACCCCATGGTGGTGGACCCGTCCGGCCACACCTCCATCGACTGGTACGTCCCCACGCAGGACGGCAAGAAGGTGGCCGTCTCCATGTCGAAGAACGGCACGGAGAGCGGTGACGTCACCATCTACGACGTGGCCACCGGCAAGGCGATGCCGAACGAGATGGTGCCGAAGGTGAACGGCGGCACCGCGGGCGGCAGCCTCGCGTGGAACGCGGACGGCACGGGCTACTTCTACACGCGCTACCCGCGCGGCGAGGAGCGCCCCGCGGCGGACCGCGACTTCTTCCAGCAGGTCTACTACCACCAGCTGGGCACGCCCACGGAGAAGGACACGTACGCGTTGGGCAAGGACTTCCCGCGCATCGCCATGACGGAGCTGGAGACGTCCCACGACGGCAAGTACACGTCCGCGGTCGTCGCCAACGGTGACGGCGGCGAGTACATGCTCTACCTGCGCGGCCCGTCCGGCCAGTGGGCGCAGGTGTCGAAGTTCGAGGACAAGGTCATCCGCGCCGCCTTCGGCCATGACGACGCGCTGTACCTCCTGAGCCGCAAGGACGCGCCGCGCGGCAAGGTGCTGCGGCTGCCGCTGGCCACGCCCACGCTGGACAAGGCGACGCTGCTGGTGCCGGAGGGCGAGGCCAGCATCCAGGGCTTCTTCCCGGCGAAGACGCGGCTGTACATCAGCGAGCAGCTCGGCGGCCCGTCGCAGCTGCGCATGGTGGACCTGAAGGGCCAGGCGCTGGGCATGGTGCCCACGCTGCCGGTGTCGTCCGTGGGCGGGCTGGTGAGCTCGGGCAGCGGGGACGACGTGCTGTTCGTCAACTCCAGCTTCGTGCAGCCCATGGCGTGGTACCGGTACTCGGCCAAGGACAACAAGGTGACGAAGACGGCGCTGGCGCGCACCTCGCCGCTCGACTTGAGCGACGTGGAGGTGGTGCGCACCGAGGCCACGTCCAAGGACGGCACCAAGGTGCCGGTCACCATCCTCAAGAAGAAGGGCACGAAGCTGGA
The genomic region above belongs to Pyxidicoccus trucidator and contains:
- the dacB gene encoding D-alanyl-D-alanine carboxypeptidase/D-alanyl-D-alanine-endopeptidase, giving the protein MRRVLLVPLLASLCLAGCFRDRRPEGPSFPSLAKSLFDTLEDEGSLASAYVVDAVTGEPLYTHREHVRLLPGSTMKVVSTASVLSALGADFRYQTPVALKGALADGLFLGDVVVEAAGDPSLGSWRFPETALACEQVADAMHARGIRQWRGQVRVRGTDESDVPFGPGWAWDDAAYAYSAAPTSFVFRENVVDLSLSRADGVDCAQPPTVQLTPAFASLPAVVSVDMSAERANLSCVRQRGGPGVRCVWRSPANQCPRSATVKLAVDDPQVLFSACVEEALLQRGVRRLPMTLEAPAPLRPPVPEPLVTLVSPPLSELVKATNKESLNLYAERLGLRFTRERTGTETYTALRSALAGELTRRGIPTRDLRPVDGSGLSRYNMATARGLVRVLFTSLREPYGAALVDSLSVAGQDGTLATRPVTPSTAGRIRAKTGSLSGQRCFVGVVDRPGDPLHPRVVFALMLGNMDEGTALPSSEAFDRFAAALVELPLR
- a CDS encoding prolyl oligopeptidase family serine peptidase → MKLKSALTAAVLMLPLAVPAAPAAKGTSKPPVTEKQEKVDTYHGTEVKDPYQWLEASSEPKVKEWNDAQNAYTRAMLDKLPGREGLRQRITELLGWKSPGYGGLQEAGGTLFSMKVQPPKQQAFLVVLGPVDDTSKERVLVDPMVVDPSGHTSIDWYVPTQDGKKVAVSMSKNGTESGDVTIYDVATGKAMPNEMVPKVNGGTAGGSLAWNADGTGYFYTRYPRGEERPAADRDFFQQVYYHQLGTPTEKDTYALGKDFPRIAMTELETSHDGKYTSAVVANGDGGEYMLYLRGPSGQWAQVSKFEDKVIRAAFGHDDALYLLSRKDAPRGKVLRLPLATPTLDKATLLVPEGEASIQGFFPAKTRLYISEQLGGPSQLRMVDLKGQALGMVPTLPVSSVGGLVSSGSGDDVLFVNSSFVQPMAWYRYSAKDNKVTKTALARTSPLDLSDVEVVRTEATSKDGTKVPVTILKKKGTKLDGKNPALLTGYGGFNISITPGYNVLAGLWMEQGGVYAIANLRGGSEFGEKWHAEGSLTKKQNVFDDFYAAAKLLVDQKYTQPKKLAIQGGSNGGLLMGAAVTQHPEMYGTVVARVGIYDMLRVELTPNGQFNITEYGTVKDPEQFKALHAYSPMHNVKDGTKYPSVLFTSGANDPRVDPFHSRKMVARMQAASSSKRPILLRANAETGHGAGTPLNARIEEEVDVYSFVFNELGMKYRPPAKKVSAPAPQ